A single genomic interval of Spirosoma taeanense harbors:
- a CDS encoding DUF2264 domain-containing protein, with protein MKCLSAPCFLICLLITLTGTASYAQKKTAKKSASVTSLVSDRQFWLAEMDRMVRPVVYSLAQDSLRIMMPKVVAKRADNPEQRIQVQYLEVLGRVLSGIAPWLQGEGGSPQEVALRNQYRQWVLKGLSHALDSTAKDYMRFDLGGQQLVDASFLAYAFVRAPWLWEHLDKTDQVKMVNALKATRRYKPVFSNWLLFSAMTEAFFCKYGYEWDPMRVDYALQQLEQWYVGDGMYTDGVHYAFDYYNSYVIHPYLATIVEVIGQKTTAYTGMIAKIRKRNERYAVIQERLINADGSFPPTGRSLIYRGAAFHHLADMAWRKALPNELKPAQVRGALTAVIKKTLESPSTYQNGWLTIGLYGAQPDIADVYNNQGSMYLASTIFLPLGLPESDPFWADAPVKWSALRVWSGEDFPHDHSVDLR; from the coding sequence ATGAAGTGTCTCAGTGCCCCGTGTTTCCTGATTTGCCTGCTCATTACGCTTACGGGTACTGCCAGTTACGCCCAGAAGAAAACCGCCAAAAAGTCGGCCAGCGTAACGTCGCTGGTTAGCGACCGCCAGTTCTGGCTGGCCGAAATGGACCGGATGGTTCGGCCGGTGGTGTACAGCCTGGCACAGGACAGCCTCCGGATCATGATGCCAAAGGTAGTTGCCAAACGGGCCGACAACCCGGAACAACGGATTCAGGTGCAGTACCTCGAAGTGCTGGGTCGGGTGCTCAGCGGGATTGCGCCCTGGCTGCAGGGCGAAGGCGGCTCCCCGCAGGAAGTGGCTCTACGGAACCAGTACCGGCAGTGGGTCTTGAAAGGACTATCTCATGCACTCGATTCAACGGCGAAGGATTATATGCGCTTTGATCTGGGGGGACAGCAACTGGTGGATGCGTCGTTTCTGGCGTATGCGTTTGTACGGGCGCCCTGGCTCTGGGAACACCTGGACAAAACCGATCAGGTCAAAATGGTCAATGCCCTGAAAGCGACCCGCCGGTACAAGCCGGTATTTTCCAACTGGCTGCTGTTTTCGGCCATGACCGAAGCCTTCTTCTGCAAGTACGGCTACGAATGGGACCCCATGCGGGTCGATTACGCGCTTCAGCAACTGGAGCAGTGGTACGTAGGCGACGGCATGTACACCGATGGCGTTCATTATGCCTTTGACTACTATAACAGTTACGTAATCCATCCGTATCTGGCTACCATTGTTGAGGTCATCGGCCAGAAAACGACTGCCTATACCGGCATGATTGCCAAGATCAGGAAGCGTAACGAACGGTATGCCGTTATTCAGGAGCGGCTGATCAATGCCGACGGGTCGTTCCCGCCAACGGGGCGGTCGCTGATCTATCGGGGGGCGGCCTTCCACCATCTGGCCGATATGGCCTGGCGGAAAGCCCTGCCGAATGAACTGAAACCGGCTCAGGTGCGCGGTGCCCTGACGGCGGTCATTAAGAAAACCCTGGAAAGTCCTTCCACGTATCAGAACGGCTGGCTGACTATTGGCCTTTACGGCGCGCAGCCGGATATTGCGGATGTTTATAACAATCAGGGGAGTATGTACCTTGCGTCGACTATCTTCCTACCGCTCGGCTTACCCGAATCGGATCCGTTCTGGGCCGATGCGCCGGTCAAATGGAGCGCCCTGCGGGTCTGGAGTGGCGAAGATTTCCCGCACGACCACAGTGTTGACCTGCGCTAA